In Pseudoliparis swirei isolate HS2019 ecotype Mariana Trench chromosome 9, NWPU_hadal_v1, whole genome shotgun sequence, a genomic segment contains:
- the sike1 gene encoding suppressor of IKBKE 1, which translates to MACTLEKVLGDARTLLERLKEHDMAAEGLIEQSGALSQRVQGMREVGNALPDKHTENASEIQELTKYKPHVLLTQENTQIKDLQQENKELWLSLEEHQYALELIMGRYRKQMLQLMMAKKELDTKPVLSLHENHAKEVQSQVERICEMGQVMRRAVQVDDQHYCSVAQRLAQLEIENKELRDLLAISKSSVKTAGEETSQPAPAPAQEAPPQRGSYE; encoded by the exons ATGGCCTGCACTTTGGAAAAAGTGCTGGGCGATGCCCGGACCCTCCTCGAGAGGCTGAAAGAGCACGACATGGCTGCCGAGGGACTGATAGAGCAGTCCGGGGCCCTCAGCCAGAGAGTGCAGGGCATGAGAGAGGTGGGGAATGCCCTTCCAGACAAG CACACTGAAAACGCGTCAGAGATTCAGGAGCTGACAAAATACAAGCCTCACGTCCTCTTGACACAGGAAAACACTCAAATCAAGGATCTACAGCAGGAGAATAAGG AACTATGGTTATCGCTAGAAGAACACCAGTATGCGCTGGAGTTGATCATGGGACGATATCGCAAGCAAATGCTACAACTGATGATGGCAAAGAAGGAGCTGGACACAAAACCTGTGCTCAGCCTTCACGAGAACCACGCTAAA GAGGTGCAGAGCCAGGTGGAGCGGATATGTGAGATGGGCCAGGTGATGAGACGAGCAGTGCAGGTGGACGACCAGCACTATTGCTCCGTTGCACAGAGGCTCGCTCAACTGGAG ATTGAGAACAAGGAGCTTCGAGACCTCCTGGCCATCAGCAAGAGCTCTGTGAAGACAGCGGGAGAAGAAACCAGCCAGCCGGCACCGGCACCAGCACAAGAAGCGCCCCCACAGCGGGGATCCTACGAGTGA